The following are encoded in a window of Candidatus Fluviicola riflensis genomic DNA:
- a CDS encoding DNA polymerase I, with protein MLTPVAEKKLFLLDAFALIYRAYFAFAKNPRVNSKGQNTSAAFGFTNALIDVIQKEQPTHLAVVFDAPGGATNRTADYEHYKANRDEMPEDIRSMIEPIKRILEAFHIPVLLLEGFEADDIIGTLAKRAEEEGFITYMMTPDKDFGQLVSENIFIYKPGRGGDPASVMGVKEVCEKFEVSNPMQVIDILGLWGDAVDNIPGIPGVGEKTAKKLIQDYGSMEELFKNTDDLKGKMKENVIAFEEQGRLSKMLATIIVDVPVPFDPLDLRLDKPDTEKVKEIFTELEFRNLAKRVIGEEIVVTSSANGENGQLDLFGTQSLVEVQQASPTAGYKTIATEKPSYHHVSLPEERAELLAKLMKQTSVCFDTETTDIEAMHADLVGASFCFKEREAYYVSFPKEFDAAKKIIHEFAPFFQSKTIEKIAHNLKYDMKVLMRYDLQLDGPLFDTMVAHYLIQPEAKQGMDFLAQYYLQYQPVSIETLIGKKGKNQGNMGDLPQEQIVDYACEDADITFQLKQLFAPQIEKDHLRHLFHTIEMPLVTVLAKMENEGVAIDVDHLKNYSKQLEMETGELETSIKAEAGMDFNLDSPKQLGEVLFDHMKISSKAKKTKTGQYATSEDILQQHKSDHPIIGMILDYRQMRKLKSTYVDPLPTMLDRVDGRVHTSFMQTVTATGRLSSNNPNLQNIPIRTDRGKEIRRAFIARDTNHQLMSADYSQIELRVIAALSNDTSMIQAFKDGVDIHKATASKVFHTPLEEVTKEQRSAAKAVNFGIIYGQSAFGLSQNLGISRTEAKQIIDSYFAQYSTIKGYMDNAVKNARENGYVETIMQRRRYLPDINSANAVVRGFAERNAINAPIQGSAADIVKLAMVAVDKAMTEANVQSKMILQVHDELVFDILKGEEEVMKKLVKTAMEGAIQLAVPMEVEMELADNWLDAH; from the coding sequence ATGCTTACTCCGGTTGCAGAAAAAAAACTCTTTTTATTAGACGCCTTCGCCTTGATTTACCGCGCTTATTTTGCATTTGCCAAAAATCCACGGGTCAACTCAAAAGGCCAGAACACTTCTGCGGCATTCGGTTTTACCAATGCATTGATCGATGTAATTCAAAAAGAACAACCTACGCATTTGGCTGTGGTATTCGACGCACCGGGCGGAGCAACCAACAGAACGGCAGATTACGAGCATTACAAAGCCAATCGCGACGAAATGCCCGAAGATATCCGTTCCATGATCGAACCGATCAAACGCATTTTGGAAGCATTCCACATTCCGGTATTATTGCTCGAAGGGTTTGAAGCGGATGATATTATCGGAACATTAGCCAAACGCGCCGAAGAAGAAGGTTTTATCACTTATATGATGACGCCCGATAAAGATTTCGGTCAGTTGGTCAGTGAAAATATTTTTATCTACAAACCGGGCCGGGGCGGTGATCCTGCTTCGGTAATGGGCGTGAAGGAAGTCTGCGAGAAATTCGAAGTCAGCAACCCGATGCAAGTTATCGATATTCTCGGTTTGTGGGGCGATGCGGTCGATAATATTCCTGGAATTCCCGGAGTCGGTGAAAAAACAGCCAAAAAGCTCATCCAGGATTACGGTTCCATGGAAGAATTGTTCAAAAACACGGACGACCTGAAAGGAAAAATGAAGGAAAACGTGATCGCGTTCGAAGAACAGGGACGACTTTCCAAAATGCTGGCTACCATTATTGTAGATGTTCCGGTGCCGTTTGATCCGCTTGATCTGCGTCTGGACAAACCCGATACCGAAAAAGTAAAGGAAATTTTTACCGAACTCGAATTCCGTAATCTCGCAAAACGCGTAATCGGAGAAGAAATCGTGGTGACCTCGTCTGCTAACGGAGAAAACGGCCAGTTGGATCTGTTTGGTACGCAAAGCCTGGTGGAGGTGCAGCAAGCTTCTCCAACCGCCGGTTACAAGACCATCGCGACCGAAAAACCAAGCTACCACCATGTTTCGCTGCCGGAAGAACGTGCGGAATTACTGGCAAAACTGATGAAGCAAACTTCCGTGTGTTTTGATACGGAAACAACTGATATCGAAGCAATGCATGCCGATTTGGTAGGAGCTTCCTTCTGTTTTAAAGAGCGCGAAGCCTATTATGTTTCGTTCCCGAAAGAGTTCGATGCCGCTAAAAAAATCATTCACGAGTTTGCACCGTTTTTTCAGTCGAAAACCATTGAGAAAATCGCGCACAACCTGAAATACGACATGAAAGTGTTGATGCGGTACGATTTGCAGTTAGACGGACCGTTGTTCGATACGATGGTTGCGCATTACCTCATTCAACCCGAAGCCAAGCAGGGAATGGATTTCCTGGCGCAATATTACTTGCAATACCAGCCGGTTAGTATCGAAACACTGATAGGGAAGAAAGGCAAAAACCAGGGAAATATGGGCGATTTACCGCAGGAACAAATTGTGGATTACGCCTGTGAAGATGCCGATATTACGTTCCAGCTGAAACAATTGTTTGCACCGCAAATCGAGAAAGATCACCTGCGTCATTTGTTCCACACGATTGAAATGCCGTTGGTGACCGTGTTGGCGAAAATGGAAAACGAAGGTGTGGCCATTGATGTGGATCATTTGAAAAACTATTCCAAACAATTGGAAATGGAAACCGGCGAACTGGAAACGAGCATCAAAGCCGAAGCCGGAATGGATTTCAACCTCGATTCTCCGAAACAACTGGGCGAAGTATTGTTTGATCACATGAAGATTTCGTCGAAAGCGAAGAAGACGAAGACAGGTCAATACGCCACCTCAGAAGATATTTTGCAACAGCATAAAAGCGATCATCCGATTATCGGAATGATCCTCGATTACCGCCAGATGCGTAAGCTGAAATCGACGTATGTAGATCCGCTTCCTACGATGCTGGATCGGGTAGACGGCCGCGTTCACACGAGTTTTATGCAAACCGTTACGGCAACCGGACGTTTGAGTTCCAACAATCCCAATTTGCAGAATATTCCGATTCGCACCGACCGCGGAAAGGAAATCCGTCGTGCATTTATTGCCCGTGATACCAATCATCAACTGATGTCGGCCGATTATTCCCAGATCGAATTGCGTGTAATTGCGGCGTTGAGCAACGATACATCAATGATTCAGGCGTTTAAAGATGGTGTCGATATTCACAAAGCAACCGCTTCGAAAGTATTCCATACGCCGTTGGAAGAAGTGACTAAAGAGCAACGAAGTGCGGCCAAAGCGGTGAACTTCGGAATTATTTACGGTCAATCGGCTTTCGGGTTGTCACAAAACCTGGGAATCAGTCGCACCGAAGCCAAACAAATCATCGACAGCTATTTTGCACAATATTCCACCATCAAAGGTTACATGGACAACGCAGTGAAAAACGCGCGCGAAAACGGTTATGTGGAAACGATCATGCAGCGCCGCCGTTACCTTCCTGACATTAACTCTGCCAATGCAGTGGTACGTGGTTTTGCCGAACGAAATGCCATTAATGCACCCATTCAGGGCTCGGCAGCTGATATCGTGAAACTGGCGATGGTAGCAGTCGACAAAGCGATGACAGAAGCCAACGTACAATCCAAAATGATCTTACAGGTACACGATGAGTTGGTGTTCGATATTCTCAAAGGCGAAGAAGAAGTCATGAAAAAACTGGTAAAAACCGCGATGGAAGGTGCCATTCAGTTGGCCGTTCCGATGGAAGTGGAAATGGAATTGGCGGATAATTGGTTGGATGCGCACTAG